The genomic window gctgaacataaaggaagatattttgaagaatatgagtAACCAAACTCATAATGActtctatattattattattatttttttctatatggaagtcaatggggaccagcaactgtttgattaccaacattcttcaaaatatcttcctttatgttcagcagaactaagaaactcatacaggttgaggatgagtaaatgacagaaagttcatttttgggtgaactgtccctttaagtaataaatCCTGGATATTGTAACTGAGTTTTGGACTggaatgtgtgagtgtgtggccGTCTCTCCTGACCTGCACACGTTCCAAGAACTTGTAAACGCGGCATTTGTCCTCCAAACGCACTACCACAGCATTGGTTGGCACGACAGCCAGGTGGCAGCGCTCGTGTTGGAACAGGTTCGCTTCGCTCCCGTCAGGACACAAGAGCTTCAAGTCCTCCAGCTCCAGGTCCAGCGCCCACGACTCCTGGTTCTTACCTTACAGGAATAATAAGCCAAAGGATTTTTACACGCAGCAAAGTTTCTAAAACAGGAGGCATATCCAACATTTGTCTGGATGAaacttttcaaatataaagtaagaaagcaagtttaaaaaaaaaaaaaacagcatctaTAATCCCTGAACTTGGCAAACAGGGTTTATTAAGACTAAACAAGGCTTTCACAGATCCCAGCAGGCACACAAAGTGATGCATTGTTATGAAATACTGCCCCCCTGTGTCTGTCAGCCAGTGAAACAGGATACAGATCATGAAGTGAAGGCTACAATTGTCCTCCTTCAGTCCCTTAAAAAATTCCATTTAATAAGAAACCGACTTGAAATTTCTGACCTCCTGTTTAACTCGCTCTTCTTACACTCTTACCCTGCATGTTGTCGAAGACTGTAGTGTGCTTCACAAAGGCAACGTCCCCCAGATTCTCCGCCACACACCTGCATAATAACATGCAATAACAATGTATAAACTACTGTTCTTTTAAAGAAACTGAtacctttattcagcaaggatgcattaaaatgataaataaagaCATCATTGTCATTCAAACAATTCAAAAAATGACAGACATTTGCAATGTTCATCATTCATTAAGCAACtcattttcaaataataataataagaaaaaaagccataaatcagcatatttttaGGATTTCttaaccccttaactgtcacCGTCCTGCTAGCGTTTTTTAATTCATCACCTATTTTGTGTCACATACTGTATTTtagtaatcatcataaattaggtaTCATTCGAAAGCTTAAAAAACTCAATTCATCCTGTGAAAACCATTTTGAGATTGGACATTGCATTACCATGGAAACGGTACTTTAAATTCTTTTAGCAAGCTCCTCCCCCTAGTGGGCGGTGTCAGGTTTCATATTACAAAATTTATTTGAACTACTTTATAGTGAAAACTTTTCTAATCTTGACAAAACCAATCCGATCTCACGGCAATTCATACATATTTaacgaggtggctaatttgtacaaatttgtacgttttttgctaaatcgtacgtatTTTATGAGTTGTCAAAATTTGTatgaatgacctacccctaaccccgcccctaaaccaacccgtcactggggtttagacaaatcgtatgaattcatacgagtgaggtcatacaaattcatatgaTTTAGCTTCCGCTTTAAATTCGTTTAGCAGGCTCCTCCCCCTAGTGGGCGGTGTCAGGTTTCatattacaacatttattttaactgCTTTATAGTGAAAACTTTTCTAATCTTAACAAAACCAACCCGATCTCTCGGTAATTCATACGTATTTTATGAGGTAGCTAATTCCTACAAATTCGTATGTTAAATCGTACGTATTTAAGAGTTaccaaattcgtatgaattggCCATCTCGTAAAATATATacgaattggtcgtgagatagcgttGGACAAAACACATATCGTCGGAAAGGTCTCAATCTCAAGTTTTCATATTTGGTGTCTGTTTTGTTATAAAAGTGATATTTGGacagaaatgtattaatttgttACAGGACAATACgtcaaaaaaaattttaatgGAATGTGGATGACACCCAGTGGCTATTTTTGGTACAACGCCTAAACAAAATCTTCAaattttgtgatataaacttcaaatttggaaaataagacaaaaggctttgattttatatcaattttagagtaaaaaatattttgtaaaattacatattttatattaaaaaaaaaatagtatagtACATTTGATTGACAGTGAATTtcaacttctataactttttcatactttctttttttgaagTGCTTTCACTTCAgcaaaataaaactgtaaaatatattaagatagaaaacatttttaatgatatttatttattaaaaataatattttgcaatattactgtttttgattaaataactgAAGCCTTGGTGAATatcctttcaaaaacaaaacaatcttactgacccaaaacttttgatcggtattatatatatatagtattatagtatatatatatatatatatattgttctcAAGAACCCATTAAGAACCCAATATTCTGGCTTTAGAAAGAATATTCATATTTGAGTAATGCTTCCACAGGGACATATGCATTCTCTCACATCTCTGATTATACAGCACCTAAGAGCTCCAGCCTCTCCGAAGTGCCGTTCCCGAGGGTTGTTGGCGCAGATGTGACGGTCGTTCTCGTCtccgatgcaggcctcacacaGGTTCCTGGGGTTGTTTCCTTTAGGATCATGTTCTGGGTCCTTCACTCCTGGGACACAGCTGTAGCCGAAAAAATCCCCAACCGCTGCAAACCACAGGGAGAAAGATATATATGCCTTTCTAAAGTGCTGCCAAAAGTTGCAATTAAAATCTCAATTTGCATTTGAACCACACGTAACCTCTTTCGTTccattactgtgtgtgtgtgtgaagctcGCCAACAGTTAAACCAGATGTAAAACAACAGCTGTGTTAATGTCAGTTGTGAAATAACCTCTCACCATGGGGAAAGTTGCACTGCTCATCCACACTGATCTGTGATGTGTTGACCAGGAAGCCGATGGGGACGGTCCAGCCCACTGTGGTCCTCATCCCTGGGTGACAGGAGCTGCGCTCGTGCATCTCCAGCAGCGACAGATCACTGGATGATGTCCGCGCCAGAGCAACCACGTAATAATTAATGCCATCTGTGTCAGATACAAAACATCAGAACATGCACTGACATCAGACCAAAACTAATTCATCCAGGGTtgaacacattacaagtaatcagattacttttaagtaactagtaaagtaacacattgctactaaatttacaaataaaacatCCAAGTTgcttttgcatttcatttttgctgtgaaagggcctttagattgaaaaaaaaaaacagctgtgaGAAAatgtaacgcaaaagtaacgtaGTGCATTACTTTCCATTAAATGTAACTAAGTGGACTACTTGCACAACTACTTCCGCATAGTTTCCGGTAACAGTGTTACGTTAATGGCTGTCAATTGATTAAAACAATGAATGTTCTCTGCATTAACATGAATAATCATGGACCTGCTGAAATGTATATTTACTTTCTAACATGTGCATTCTGAATAATTGCCTAAATAATATTTCTCGACCAACCTGCCGCAGTGTTTTCTCTTACTGATCATATTTCATGTTgagtttaaatttataaatgaatttgactgataaaaaggattgtttgtgtgtgttggtACTACAgtcttttaaaataactgaatgaatgaatacgCAGTACACCTCAAATTGAActatgttaaatatttaattaattttaaacaataagtAGCGCATTAACATCGCTACGACTGTGAAtatgaattaatttaataaaattctaagattttaaataaaattaaaatcattttggctgcgtgagattctccagctttgttgttgttgagctgttaaagctccgccctcttctggaaagggggcgggagcagcagctcatttgcatttaaagggacacacacaaaaacggtgtgtttttgctcacacccatataggggcaaatttgacaaactataataaattatctgtgggggattttgagttTGGAAAATTCTTTACACAGTAATCATCACAATCTTCTTTTGTCTCTAAAAATGtgatattgtaatgcattactacattaaaagtaactttccccaacactgatttcATCAGATCTTTGGTGTTTAAATACTCACCCACACCGTTATAAGACTCTCCCACAGCCACATCTAAGCCATAGCAAAACCCTGCCGTGTAGATCTCATCTGCATACATAGTTGAGGCATCTGCAGTGCCGTTCTGTTTACATCACAGACAAATCATCCCATTCACCAATTTCCATCAAAAcatgtaaaacattttgtgagaTTGAATTATCAGTTGGGAAGGTGAGTGAGTGCAAGAACATCAAAAAGGAGGAGCAAAAATTCTGTGAGTCTAATACAGTCATTTTCTTGCACCATTTCTGATTTGATTTGCTTCTCAGGAAACAATTTCCTACAACCTTAATTTGCTTCATGCAGTCGGTGGGACTTTGGCCCCTCACACACAGAAGATGTCCGCGGATGTTCCTGGCTGTGGCATTTCCAGCTAGATCCAAACACTTCTGCTCTTCGGCATCTGACACTGTGCACCATCTGACTGCAAAGAAATTCGATTGCAATTCAAAATGTTTACTTTTCCAAATGAGCGAAAAACTATTTCCGGATAATTATTTGTTCATTGTTCACACTGccagtcaaaagtttgcattttacaCATTGCAAATAATAGTAAGTCAATCAAAAAgtgtacactgaaaaaaaaaattgttggtttaacttaaatttgagttcattgaaattaaaaatttgagtaaatacaatgaaggcaattggtttcatcaacagaaactcaaaatattatgttatctgagcCACAttaattaagttgatttgacaaaagaaaaaaatgatgtaataacaaatcatgaaaatattttttacagtgtacgaAAGTGATGAACAAAAAATTGTACTTAAGCAACTTAATCAGGAGACACTGAAGATGCAAACAGCATGCTGGATAAATTTCTTACATTTATCCTTcttttcatgttaattaatcatgttaattgattaaaataactattaatacaataataattaattaaaattcatATGTAGGCACAATTTGTATTTCCTACAAAAATACTGTCAAATTTTGGTGCTAAACAAAGTCCATttaagtttaaatgtttttataattattgttatatgaAGTTCCCCAAGCAAGATGTATCCTGTGTTCATTCTGCTCCAGTGCAGAAAGCCAATCCGAAAACAAGTCAATGTCATAATAAGATCAGAAAGCTGAGAACATATAAATATAGTACTTACTAATGTTGTTTTCAGTGGACATAGAAACCAGAACAAGCAGGAACAGAACCACTGCAAGGTGTCCTCCTGGATGATCCATGCTGACTTTGAACAGTAACCTTCCAAATGGGCTCAGACTCACAGGGTGGTGTGGGaagtgaaattaaaaaaaggaaaaagatagaaaaaaaaaaggctcgGGGCTCATATTGCTCCCTTTTTAGGGTACCCAGAAGTCTCCGAAACCAAGAGGGGAGGGAAAACTTTCCATTAGGTCCTTACTGAAgtttctcttcttttttcttttttccagaTCTAACATTGTCAGGTTATTTTCCACTTATCCGATCACGATGGGCATCTAGTGTTTCTTTCCCTAACCAATGGGACCTCATGGCATGCAAGCTTTTGCACACTTCACTGCACCTGGCACCGGGCAGGTCAGATCATTTCTGAGGTTATAATTAAGTAAGATACAATAGCTTTTTGTGGACAGCTTCTAAAGCCCCTCAAGATTAAACCAAAGGTCCTAAACTAGCCAAGTTTGATTGAAGATATGGATGGAGGGGCAACAGGAGATTCTTTTGTGCAGTCGAGGAAGCATATAGGCCACTTGATACCTTCTCTGCATCCTAATTCTCATGTCACCTTCCCCATAATCAATGCTTTATTGAAGGAGACACGAGTCATCTAGGAGATAGGAGACAGCGTTTCAGAGCCAAAAACAAACTTATGTCCACATGTGgccaaaacattacaaaatcctTGCTAGGAAAtgcaagaaaacaaacatattggataataaactgaaataaaccaaatacaaaaatcATATGCAAACATTTTTCACAGCAGTAAAAAATGGCAACTGGTACAATATTTGATCAGTAAACTCAGACTTCTTGGCCAGAATGCTATGTATACACTAACCAGATATATTCCTCTGTTTTTCATGTTGTTGCATGCATGCATTTCCCCAAGAGAGATGCACAACATTGACCTCCGTGCCATGAATGGCCCAAAAATCCCACTGCATTGTTTATACATCAATTGATTACACAAAAATCTATGATATTGAGTGGAATGGAATTGGCCACTTGAGGGCCGTCAGACGCTTATCTCCCTGCCCTTCGCTGCCCCTGACTCCATATCCTTTTTTCCCCATATAGAAAATGACATGGCCATTAATCAACAAGCTATTTTAGAACAAAAAACTGTCAGGCCACTGGCTCCTTGACTCCTATCATGCGAAGGACATTTGCTTTCTTTAAGCAGATATGCGAGTCTCTCTAACAGTTTGTATTAATATAGATGATTGTACACTTTTAGGTAAACTGATACATTGAATTGGGTGGGGGGATATACCTTATTTGCCTTAACCCTTTCATGCATGAAT from Megalobrama amblycephala isolate DHTTF-2021 linkage group LG17, ASM1881202v1, whole genome shotgun sequence includes these protein-coding regions:
- the LOC125251868 gene encoding otolith matrix protein 1, encoding MDHPGGHLAVVLFLLVLVSMSTENNIIRWCTVSDAEEQKCLDLAGNATARNIRGHLLCVRGQSPTDCMKQIKNGTADASTMYADEIYTAGFCYGLDVAVGESYNGVDGINYYVVALARTSSSDLSLLEMHERSSCHPGMRTTVGWTVPIGFLVNTSQISVDEQCNFPHAVGDFFGYSCVPGVKDPEHDPKGNNPRNLCEACIGDENDRHICANNPRERHFGEAGALRCVAENLGDVAFVKHTTVFDNMQGKNQESWALDLELEDLKLLCPDGSEANLFQHERCHLAVVPTNAVVVRLEDKCRVYKFLERVQNAFANATEGFSLFSSVNYGQPDVLFSDSTRKLLRVMGTYTSWLGSSYTTILKAFECEGLC